A part of Microbacterium terregens genomic DNA contains:
- a CDS encoding wax ester/triacylglycerol synthase domain-containing protein — MRGLPRLAAVDEANLVLDHPGQVNVFLVAGLLAEGGFVHAGGVLDVDAVRRHVGERIATLPQLRRVAVADGHRHRWAEAPPDLEEHIRLVAAVGGLPGLERLCGELMSVPLPRDRPMWELLLVPGAGPVGVAMVLRIHHALADGMAAVAIVQQIFHPGAASVAAADAPRPAAVPALERDLRSILARAMFRLHRMRLTLSGREVGSTVLLGERSARRGVTFLDAGLTALEENARVCGATVNDALLAAVAAGYRAALTAAGEGIPDALPVSVPVALRRRGTAGNQVGVMLVRLPLRESDPQARIRNIARQTKVEKTTARQQGTLEFMRGPVGARLMDRLARRQHMVAGFVTNVPGPSGAVELAGARIAAIWPVAVLAANVRLGVAAISYDGRLYCGVHFDPDHVAGAEFARGMKAELDHQTAPNT, encoded by the coding sequence CTCGTGCTCGATCACCCCGGCCAGGTGAATGTGTTCCTGGTCGCCGGGCTGCTGGCAGAGGGCGGGTTCGTCCATGCCGGGGGTGTGCTTGATGTGGATGCCGTGCGCAGGCACGTCGGTGAGCGGATCGCCACGCTGCCACAGCTGCGCCGAGTCGCCGTGGCGGACGGTCACCGGCACCGGTGGGCGGAGGCACCGCCCGACCTGGAGGAACACATCCGGCTCGTCGCCGCCGTGGGAGGGCTGCCGGGGCTGGAGCGCCTGTGCGGTGAGCTGATGAGCGTGCCGCTGCCGAGGGATCGCCCGATGTGGGAGCTGCTCCTCGTCCCCGGCGCGGGGCCCGTCGGGGTGGCGATGGTGCTGCGTATCCACCACGCCCTGGCCGACGGAATGGCCGCGGTGGCCATCGTGCAGCAGATCTTCCATCCGGGTGCGGCATCGGTTGCGGCGGCAGATGCACCCCGGCCCGCGGCGGTGCCGGCTCTCGAACGAGACCTGCGCAGCATCCTCGCGAGGGCGATGTTCAGGTTGCACCGCATGCGCCTGACGCTCAGCGGTCGCGAGGTCGGATCGACGGTGCTCCTGGGGGAGCGGAGCGCCCGTCGTGGCGTCACCTTCCTGGACGCCGGCCTCACCGCACTCGAGGAGAATGCCCGCGTGTGCGGTGCGACCGTCAACGATGCGCTCCTCGCCGCCGTTGCGGCGGGCTACCGTGCGGCGCTGACGGCAGCCGGCGAGGGGATCCCGGATGCACTGCCGGTGTCCGTGCCGGTGGCTTTGCGCCGCCGAGGCACGGCGGGCAATCAGGTCGGCGTCATGCTCGTGCGACTGCCGCTGCGCGAGTCGGATCCGCAGGCGCGCATCCGGAACATCGCCCGCCAGACGAAGGTGGAGAAGACGACCGCACGGCAGCAGGGCACGCTCGAGTTCATGCGCGGACCGGTCGGCGCGCGACTCATGGATCGGTTGGCTCGCCGCCAGCACATGGTCGCCGGGTTCGTCACCAATGTTCCCGGGCCCAGCGGTGCCGTCGAGCTCGCGGGTGCCCGCATCGCGGCCATCTGGCCGGTCGCCGTGCTCGCGGCGAACGTCCGGCTGGGCGTGGCGGCGATCTCCTACGACGGACGCCTGTACTGCGGCGTCCACTTCGACCCCGATCACGTGGCCGGCGCCGAGTTCGCCCGGGGAATGAAGGCCGAGCTTGACCACCAGACAGCGCCGAACACCTGA
- a CDS encoding alpha/beta hydrolase, with protein sequence MSTVRTAAVDASRQSRSGDGRRVGVRLLVFAAATLLGWLLVSIGLGVGLPRTGAGGLGIALAVAPLVAGVAFVVTAGIALFRTTHGWARLILLPWFLAVLIAVYSLSVALAAVYPPRSVSRAAMPAGATEIEMTAADGVHLSGWYLPSRNGAAVVLRHGAASTAGDTAAHAQILHDAGFGVLATDARGHGNSGGQGMDLGWYGEMDIRAAVDALVDRTDVDPRRVAVVGLSMGGEEAIGAAGTDDRIRAVVAEGATGRTAADKTWLADAYGVRGVAQVTLDLLTYGFVDLLTPPSPPATLAQSVRDAPTTPLLLIAAGNDADEQAVATRLAAVGPARVDVWVADDAGHVEALRTAPDEWRARVVGFLDIALADGTALRQRAPSR encoded by the coding sequence GTGAGCACAGTCCGCACGGCAGCGGTGGACGCGTCCCGGCAGTCGCGCTCGGGCGATGGGCGTCGAGTGGGCGTGCGCCTCCTGGTCTTCGCCGCCGCCACCCTGCTGGGCTGGCTCCTGGTATCGATCGGACTCGGCGTCGGGCTGCCACGGACGGGCGCCGGCGGGCTGGGCATCGCCCTCGCGGTGGCCCCGCTGGTAGCGGGGGTCGCATTCGTGGTCACCGCAGGCATTGCTCTCTTCCGCACGACCCACGGATGGGCGCGCCTCATTCTGCTGCCCTGGTTCCTCGCGGTGCTGATCGCGGTCTACAGCCTCTCGGTCGCGCTCGCGGCGGTGTATCCGCCGCGCTCCGTGTCGCGCGCGGCCATGCCCGCCGGCGCGACGGAGATCGAGATGACCGCAGCGGATGGCGTGCACTTGTCGGGTTGGTATCTGCCATCGCGCAACGGCGCGGCCGTCGTGCTCCGCCACGGAGCAGCATCCACAGCGGGGGACACGGCGGCGCACGCGCAGATCCTGCACGACGCCGGATTCGGCGTCCTCGCCACCGACGCCCGCGGTCACGGGAACAGCGGCGGGCAGGGCATGGACCTGGGATGGTACGGCGAGATGGACATTCGGGCCGCGGTCGACGCGCTGGTCGACCGGACGGACGTCGACCCTCGTCGGGTCGCCGTGGTGGGGTTGTCGATGGGCGGCGAGGAGGCGATCGGGGCTGCGGGGACGGACGATCGGATCCGCGCTGTCGTCGCAGAAGGCGCGACGGGGCGTACGGCGGCCGACAAGACGTGGCTCGCCGACGCGTACGGCGTCCGAGGGGTCGCGCAAGTCACGCTCGACCTGCTCACCTACGGATTCGTCGACCTGCTCACGCCCCCGAGTCCGCCGGCAACCCTGGCACAGTCCGTGCGCGACGCTCCGACCACTCCGCTTCTTCTGATCGCGGCGGGGAACGACGCTGACGAGCAGGCGGTCGCGACCCGACTCGCTGCCGTCGGTCCGGCTCGCGTAGACGTGTGGGTGGCTGATGACGCAGGCCACGTCGAAGCGCTGCGCACCGCGCCCGACGAATGGCGCGCGCGAGTGGTGGGATTCTTGGACATCGCCCTGGCGGACGGCACTGCCCTGCGGCAGCGAGCGCCGTCACGGTAA